In Streptomyces sp. P3, one DNA window encodes the following:
- a CDS encoding geranylgeranyl reductase family protein: MSSQNSSADDENSSADDARQVWDVVVVGAGPAGASAAYAAAVTGRRVLLLEKAELPRYKTCGGGIIGPSRDALPPGFELPFRDRVHAVTFSNNGRFTRTRRSRQMLFGLINRPEFDQQLVEHAQKAGAELRTGVTVQRVEQHGSAVPDRRSVAVVLQGGETLLARAVVGADGSASRIGAHVGVKLDQVDLGLEAEIPVPDTVAEDWKGRVLIDWGPMPGSYGWVFPKGDTLTVGVISARGEGAATKRYLEDFVGRLGLAGFEPSISSGHLTRCRADDSPLSRGRVLVCGDAAGLLEPWTREGISFALRSGRLAGEWAVRIAEAHDAVDARRQALNYAFAVKAGLGVEMSVGKRMLAAFERRPGLFHAALTGFRPAWRAFTDITRGRTTLGELVRSHPMAQRALTAMDRRIAATAEPAQAAEESGS; the protein is encoded by the coding sequence GTGAGCAGCCAGAACTCTTCGGCGGACGACGAGAACTCTTCGGCGGACGACGCCCGGCAGGTGTGGGACGTCGTGGTGGTGGGCGCGGGGCCCGCGGGGGCCTCGGCGGCCTACGCGGCAGCGGTCACGGGGCGGCGCGTGCTGTTGCTGGAGAAGGCGGAACTGCCCCGCTACAAGACGTGCGGCGGCGGCATCATCGGCCCCTCCCGGGACGCACTGCCGCCCGGGTTCGAGTTGCCCTTCCGCGACCGCGTCCACGCGGTGACGTTCTCGAACAACGGGCGCTTCACCCGTACGCGCCGCTCGCGCCAGATGCTGTTCGGGCTGATCAACCGGCCCGAGTTCGACCAGCAGCTGGTCGAGCACGCCCAGAAGGCGGGCGCCGAGCTGCGCACCGGCGTGACCGTGCAGCGGGTCGAGCAGCACGGTTCGGCGGTGCCGGACCGCCGCTCGGTCGCCGTCGTCCTGCAGGGCGGGGAGACGCTGCTGGCGCGCGCGGTGGTCGGGGCGGACGGCAGCGCGAGCCGGATAGGAGCGCACGTCGGCGTCAAGCTCGACCAGGTGGACCTCGGCCTGGAGGCGGAGATCCCGGTGCCGGACACGGTCGCCGAGGACTGGAAGGGCCGGGTCCTCATCGACTGGGGCCCGATGCCGGGCAGCTACGGCTGGGTGTTCCCCAAGGGGGACACGCTGACCGTCGGCGTGATCTCGGCGCGCGGTGAAGGCGCGGCCACCAAGCGCTATCTGGAGGACTTCGTGGGGCGGCTGGGCCTCGCCGGGTTCGAGCCGAGCATCTCCTCCGGTCATCTGACGCGCTGCCGGGCGGACGACTCACCGCTCTCACGCGGGCGGGTGCTGGTCTGCGGGGACGCGGCGGGACTGCTCGAGCCGTGGACGCGCGAGGGCATCTCCTTCGCCCTGCGCTCAGGCCGGCTCGCGGGCGAGTGGGCGGTCCGGATCGCCGAGGCGCACGACGCGGTCGACGCCCGCCGCCAGGCGCTGAACTACGCCTTCGCGGTCAAGGCGGGCCTCGGCGTGGAGATGAGCGTCGGCAAGCGGATGCTCGCCGCGTTCGAGCGCCGTCCCGGGCTCTTCCACGCGGCGCTCACCGGGTTCCGGCCCGCCTGGCGGGCGTTCACCGACATCACGCGGGGCCGGACGACGCTGGGCGAACTCGTCCGGTCCCATCCGATGGCCCAGCGGGCGCTGACCGCGATGGACCGGCGGATCGCGGCCACGGCGGAGCCGGCGCAGGCGGCCGAGGAGAGCGGTTCCTGA
- a CDS encoding ADP-ribosylglycohydrolase family protein: MSGPPHAHASLDGLVTGDAFGDAWFTRSDEPAEELWAAREPRPAPWLWTDDSAMAFVLFAHLTAHGEVRPDGLASEFAAEYGRDPGRKYGPSMHGVLRRVAAGEDWRAVTTGQFGGQGSHGNGAAMRVAPLGAWFRDDPGTAREQARLSALATHAHPEAVEGAVAVAVAAALAAGLDGRDVPPRAAFLREVAGRLTDCDVRSGLLVAAGLPGHTSVRHAASVLGSGRLISAQDTVPFALWCAAGRLDDLPEALWETVGGWGDRDTTCAIVGGVVAARVGTAGVPAHWRAAREDIPARSGWDPLVAAGVGAA; the protein is encoded by the coding sequence ATGAGTGGTCCGCCCCACGCCCACGCCAGCCTGGACGGGCTCGTGACGGGAGACGCGTTCGGCGACGCCTGGTTCACCCGCTCCGACGAGCCCGCCGAGGAGCTGTGGGCGGCTCGCGAGCCGCGTCCCGCACCCTGGCTGTGGACGGACGACTCGGCGATGGCCTTCGTGCTGTTCGCGCATCTGACGGCGCACGGAGAGGTCCGGCCGGACGGCCTGGCGAGCGAGTTCGCCGCCGAGTACGGCCGTGACCCGGGCCGTAAGTACGGCCCGTCCATGCACGGCGTGCTACGGCGCGTCGCCGCGGGCGAGGACTGGCGCGCGGTGACCACCGGCCAGTTCGGCGGACAGGGTTCGCACGGCAACGGCGCCGCCATGCGGGTGGCTCCGCTCGGCGCCTGGTTCCGGGACGACCCGGGTACGGCCCGCGAGCAGGCCCGGCTGTCCGCGCTCGCGACCCACGCCCATCCGGAGGCGGTGGAGGGCGCGGTGGCCGTGGCGGTCGCCGCCGCGCTGGCCGCCGGCCTCGATGGCCGGGACGTTCCGCCGCGCGCCGCGTTCCTGCGGGAGGTGGCCGGCCGTCTGACGGACTGCGACGTCCGCTCCGGGCTGCTGGTGGCCGCCGGCCTGCCCGGGCACACCTCGGTGCGCCACGCGGCGTCAGTGCTGGGCTCGGGGCGGCTGATCTCCGCTCAGGACACCGTGCCGTTCGCCCTCTGGTGCGCCGCGGGCCGTCTGGACGACCTGCCCGAGGCCCTGTGGGAGACGGTCGGCGGATGGGGTGACCGCGACACCACCTGCGCCATCGTGGGAGGAGTCGTCGCGGCCCGCGTCGGCACCGCGGGTGTTCCGGCCCACTGGCGTGCGGCGCGCGAGGACATCCCCGCCCGGAGCGGCTGGGACCCGCTCGTCGCGGCAGGGGTTGGCGCGGCCTGA
- a CDS encoding LacI family DNA-binding transcriptional regulator, producing the protein MPETQRRPENRYGNRPTMKDVAARAGVGLKTVSRVVNSEPGVTPETERRVQEAIDALGFRRNDSARVLRKGRTASIGLVLEDLADPFYGQLSRAVEEVARAHGALLINGSSAEDPDREQELALALCARRVDGLVVIPAGDDHRYLEPEIKAGVATVFVDRPAGRIDADCVLSDNFGGAREGVAHLLAHGHRRIGFIGDMPRIHTAAERLRGYRAAMEEAGIPVEDAWMSLGATEPLRVRRAAEEMLAGPAPVTAVFSGNNRVTVTVIRVLAEHPGRTALVAFDDLELADLLQPGVTVIAQDAATLGRTAAERLFRQLDGTLLVPERIELPTRLVARGSGELPPAH; encoded by the coding sequence GTGCCCGAGACGCAGCGCCGGCCAGAGAATCGTTACGGCAACCGTCCCACCATGAAGGACGTGGCGGCTCGGGCCGGAGTCGGGCTCAAGACCGTGTCCCGCGTGGTGAACAGCGAGCCGGGGGTCACACCCGAGACGGAACGGCGTGTCCAGGAGGCCATCGACGCGCTGGGCTTCCGCCGCAACGACAGTGCGCGGGTGCTGCGCAAGGGCCGCACGGCCAGCATCGGGCTGGTCCTGGAGGACCTCGCCGACCCGTTCTACGGACAGCTCAGCCGCGCGGTGGAGGAGGTGGCCCGGGCGCACGGGGCACTGCTCATCAACGGCTCCAGCGCCGAGGACCCGGACCGCGAGCAGGAACTGGCGCTCGCGCTCTGCGCGCGGCGGGTGGACGGACTGGTGGTGATCCCGGCCGGGGACGACCACCGCTATCTGGAGCCCGAGATCAAGGCGGGAGTGGCCACGGTGTTCGTCGACCGGCCGGCCGGCCGGATCGACGCCGACTGCGTCCTGTCGGACAACTTCGGAGGGGCCCGGGAGGGCGTTGCCCATCTGCTGGCGCACGGGCACCGCCGGATCGGCTTCATCGGCGACATGCCGCGCATCCACACCGCCGCCGAGCGTCTGCGCGGCTACCGCGCGGCGATGGAGGAAGCCGGGATACCGGTCGAGGACGCCTGGATGTCCCTGGGCGCGACCGAACCGCTGCGGGTGCGCCGGGCGGCCGAGGAGATGCTGGCCGGTCCCGCGCCGGTGACGGCGGTGTTCTCGGGCAACAACCGGGTGACGGTCACCGTGATCCGGGTGCTCGCCGAGCATCCCGGCCGGACCGCGCTGGTGGCTTTCGACGACCTGGAACTCGCCGACCTGCTGCAGCCCGGTGTCACCGTGATCGCCCAGGACGCGGCCACGCTCGGCCGCACCGCCGCGGAACGCCTGTTCCGGCAGTTGGACGGCACCCTGCTCGTGCCCGAGCGGATCGAACTGCCCACCCGGCTCGTCGCGCGCGGCTCGGGCGAGCTGCCGCCGGCGCACTGA
- a CDS encoding nitroreductase family deazaflavin-dependent oxidoreductase, protein MSTHVQKPGWFTVNVFNRAVTWLTRRGLSVWGSRVLAVRGRKSGAWRTTPVNLLTVDGQQYLVAPRGHVQWTHNMRAAGGGELHLGRAVEAFTATEVADDDKAPLLRAYLKRWKAEVGVFFNGVGPDSPEAELRRIAPDHPVFRITVTDRR, encoded by the coding sequence ATGTCGACCCACGTGCAGAAGCCCGGCTGGTTCACCGTCAACGTCTTCAACCGTGCGGTGACCTGGCTGACCCGCCGCGGGCTCAGCGTGTGGGGGTCCAGGGTGCTGGCGGTCCGCGGCCGCAAGAGCGGCGCCTGGCGGACCACTCCGGTGAATCTGCTGACCGTGGATGGACAGCAGTACCTCGTCGCCCCGCGCGGCCACGTCCAGTGGACGCACAACATGCGCGCGGCGGGCGGCGGCGAACTCCACCTCGGCAGAGCCGTGGAGGCGTTCACGGCCACCGAGGTCGCCGACGACGACAAGGCCCCGCTGCTGCGCGCCTACCTCAAGCGCTGGAAGGCCGAGGTCGGCGTCTTCTTCAACGGGGTCGGCCCGGACTCCCCCGAGGCCGAACTGCGCCGTATCGCCCCGGACCACCCGGTGTTCCGGATCACGGTCACCGACCGCCGCTGA
- a CDS encoding NUDIX hydrolase — translation MTVVWINGAFGAGKTTTARELIDLIPNSTLFDPEVVGAALPHLLPPKRLAEVGDYQDLPIWRRLVIDTVAALLAELGGTLVVPMTLLRQEYRDEIFGGLAARRIAVRHVLLAPAETILRERISGREIPADLPDGEIRVRQWSYDHIEPYRAALASWLTADAHLVDNGPLTPHATAVRIAEAVGSGAVSACDIVQTPEPTAETLAAGVLLFDEQDRVLLVDPTYKPGWEFPGGVVEPGEAPARAGIREVEEETGIRLADVPPLLVVDWERPAPPRFGGLRLLFDGGRLDAADVEGLLLPGPELRGWRFVTEEEAADLLPPVRYDRLRWALRARERGAALYLEAGVPQG, via the coding sequence GTGACCGTCGTCTGGATCAACGGCGCGTTCGGTGCGGGAAAGACGACCACCGCACGGGAACTGATCGACCTGATCCCGAACAGCACGCTCTTCGACCCCGAGGTCGTCGGCGCGGCGCTCCCGCACCTGCTGCCGCCGAAGCGCCTCGCCGAGGTCGGCGACTATCAGGACCTGCCGATCTGGCGGCGACTCGTGATCGACACGGTGGCCGCGCTCCTCGCCGAACTGGGCGGAACCCTCGTCGTGCCCATGACGCTGCTGCGGCAGGAGTACCGCGACGAGATCTTCGGCGGTCTCGCGGCCCGCCGCATCGCTGTCCGGCACGTGCTCCTCGCACCGGCGGAAACGATCCTGCGCGAGCGGATATCAGGCCGGGAGATTCCTGCGGACCTCCCCGACGGTGAGATACGGGTGCGCCAGTGGTCGTACGACCACATCGAGCCCTACCGCGCCGCCCTCGCGTCCTGGCTCACCGCCGACGCCCACCTCGTGGACAACGGCCCCCTCACCCCGCACGCGACCGCCGTCCGGATCGCCGAGGCGGTCGGCAGCGGCGCCGTGTCCGCGTGCGACATCGTGCAGACACCCGAGCCCACCGCCGAGACTCTGGCCGCCGGGGTGCTCCTCTTCGACGAACAGGACCGGGTGCTGCTCGTCGACCCGACCTACAAGCCCGGCTGGGAGTTCCCCGGCGGTGTGGTGGAACCCGGCGAGGCCCCCGCGCGCGCCGGTATCCGCGAGGTCGAGGAGGAGACCGGGATCCGGCTGGCGGACGTTCCCCCGCTGCTCGTCGTCGACTGGGAGCGGCCCGCACCGCCCCGCTTCGGGGGCCTGCGCCTCCTCTTCGACGGCGGCCGGCTCGACGCCGCTGACGTCGAAGGGCTGCTGCTGCCCGGCCCCGAGCTGCGGGGCTGGCGCTTCGTGACGGAGGAAGAGGCCGCCGACCTGCTGCCGCCGGTCCGCTACGACCGGCTGCGCTGGGCGCTGCGGGCCCGTGAGCGCGGGGCCGCGCTCTACCTCGAAGCCGGCGTTCCGCAGGGGTGA
- a CDS encoding aldolase/citrate lyase family protein has translation MGQGRQETVATSLAGAVSEKISASLAPVDVELDRRYPGDPGTRQPVHTVYVPGDVFDGGTIRSWGERALAALDAHAPDAASFAACLGLSDELAEPVYARVRAKLEREPVEDLRVDFEDGYGPRPDAEEDEAAARAARLIARAYAEGAAAPYMGIRMKCMEAAVRDRGIRTLDVFLTGLADAGGLPDGLVLTLPKVTYPEQVTAMVRLLEAFEEARGLTPGRLGFEIQIETSQSILAADGTAAVARMIQAAEGRATGLHYGTFDYSACLGVSAAHQASDHPAADHAKAVMQVAAAGTGVRVSDGSTNVLPVGPTAQVHDAWRLHYGLTRRALARAYYQGWDMHPGHLPTRYAAVFAFYREGFVQAAERLSRYAGRAGGDVMDEPATAKALSGYLLRGLDCGALDPAEVGEATGLTRPALEAFASPRRGDLTIAVR, from the coding sequence ATGGGTCAGGGCCGGCAGGAGACGGTGGCGACGAGCCTCGCGGGCGCCGTCAGCGAGAAGATCAGCGCGTCCCTGGCCCCGGTCGACGTCGAACTCGACCGCCGTTATCCCGGCGACCCCGGCACCCGCCAGCCCGTCCACACGGTCTACGTCCCCGGCGACGTCTTCGACGGCGGCACCATCCGCTCCTGGGGTGAGCGGGCCCTCGCGGCCCTCGACGCGCACGCCCCCGACGCGGCCTCCTTCGCCGCCTGTCTCGGCCTGTCCGACGAGCTGGCCGAGCCCGTCTACGCGCGCGTGCGGGCCAAGCTGGAACGCGAGCCCGTCGAGGACCTGAGGGTCGACTTCGAGGACGGCTACGGACCCCGCCCCGACGCGGAGGAGGACGAGGCGGCCGCCAGGGCGGCCCGGCTGATCGCGCGGGCGTACGCCGAGGGCGCCGCGGCCCCCTACATGGGCATCCGTATGAAGTGCATGGAGGCCGCGGTGCGTGACCGGGGCATCCGCACCCTCGACGTCTTCCTCACCGGCCTGGCGGACGCCGGCGGCCTGCCCGACGGCCTGGTGCTCACCCTGCCCAAGGTGACGTACCCGGAGCAGGTCACCGCCATGGTCCGGCTTCTGGAGGCCTTCGAGGAGGCGCGCGGTCTGACCCCCGGGCGGCTCGGCTTCGAAATCCAGATCGAGACCAGCCAGTCCATCCTCGCCGCCGACGGCACCGCCGCGGTCGCCCGCATGATCCAGGCGGCCGAGGGTCGGGCCACCGGCCTGCACTACGGCACCTTCGACTACAGCGCCTGTCTCGGCGTCTCCGCCGCCCACCAGGCGAGCGACCACCCCGCCGCCGACCACGCCAAGGCGGTCATGCAGGTCGCGGCCGCGGGCACCGGCGTACGCGTCTCGGACGGCTCCACGAACGTCCTGCCGGTCGGTCCGACCGCGCAGGTCCACGACGCCTGGCGGCTGCACTACGGCCTCACCCGCCGCGCCCTGGCCCGCGCCTACTACCAGGGCTGGGACATGCACCCGGGCCACCTGCCCACCCGCTACGCGGCCGTCTTCGCCTTCTACCGCGAGGGCTTCGTCCAGGCCGCCGAGCGGCTGTCCCGCTACGCCGGCCGGGCCGGCGGGGACGTGATGGACGAGCCGGCGACCGCCAAGGCCCTCAGCGGCTATCTGCTGCGCGGTCTGGACTGCGGCGCGCTCGACCCGGCCGAGGTGGGCGAGGCGACCGGGCTGACCCGGCCCGCGCTGGAAGCGTTCGCGTCGCCCCGCCGCGGGGACCTCACCATCGCCGTGCGTTGA
- a CDS encoding DUF6332 family protein → MDGHGGQGRRTQAERDAITVEIGYALVSAVFAAAVVFGAVAGPALLFDLPGPAETWLVRAALVLAPVLFAARVISVLVRFQPGARPDRTGPDS, encoded by the coding sequence ATGGACGGTCACGGGGGACAGGGGCGGCGCACACAGGCCGAGCGGGACGCGATCACCGTCGAGATCGGGTACGCGCTCGTCAGCGCCGTGTTCGCGGCGGCCGTGGTCTTCGGCGCGGTCGCGGGCCCGGCGCTGCTGTTCGACCTTCCCGGCCCGGCGGAGACCTGGCTGGTACGGGCGGCCCTCGTGCTCGCTCCGGTGCTGTTCGCGGCCCGGGTGATCTCCGTGCTGGTCCGCTTCCAGCCGGGCGCTCGGCCCGACCGGACCGGCCCCGACTCGTAG
- a CDS encoding VOC family protein yields MPVELNHTIVRSRDNRESAEFLADIPGLEVGVEWGPFVPAATGNGVTLDFAAVPPESIVMQHYAFLVSDEEFDAAFERIERAGITYFADPHGRRPGEINHHHGGRGVYFMDPAGHGMEIITRPYEFPQQ; encoded by the coding sequence ATGCCAGTCGAGTTGAACCACACCATCGTCCGTTCCCGGGACAACCGGGAGTCCGCCGAGTTCCTGGCCGACATCCCGGGACTCGAAGTCGGGGTCGAGTGGGGCCCGTTCGTCCCGGCGGCCACCGGCAACGGGGTCACCCTGGACTTCGCCGCCGTCCCGCCGGAGTCGATCGTCATGCAGCACTACGCCTTCCTCGTCTCCGACGAGGAGTTCGACGCCGCCTTCGAGCGGATCGAGCGGGCGGGGATCACGTACTTCGCCGATCCGCACGGCAGGCGGCCCGGCGAGATCAACCATCACCACGGCGGCCGGGGCGTCTACTTCATGGATCCCGCGGGGCACGGCATGGAGATCATCACGCGCCCGTACGAGTTCCCGCAGCAGTAG
- a CDS encoding ROK family protein gives MQTDLVAALDIGGTKIAGALVDGDGTILDRCLRPTPAQENGDTVMRAVEEVLGELTASPRWERVHAVGIGSAGPVDASAGTVSPVNVPGWRDYPLVERVRAATGGLSVELIGDGVAITAAEHWQGAARGHDNALCMVVSTGVGGGLVLGGRLHPGPTGNAGHIGHISVELDGDACPCGARGCVERIASGPNIARRALENGWLPGPDGDVSAASVAAAARAGDPVAVASFERAAQALAAGIAATATLVEIDIAVIGGGVGKAGEVLFAPLRRALHDYATLSFVRRLTVAAAQMGTDAGLVGAAAAALAATGAVAGTAAAV, from the coding sequence ATGCAGACCGACCTCGTGGCCGCGCTGGACATCGGCGGCACCAAGATCGCCGGTGCGCTGGTGGACGGCGACGGAACCATCCTGGACCGCTGCCTGCGCCCCACGCCGGCGCAGGAGAACGGCGACACCGTGATGCGGGCCGTCGAGGAGGTGCTGGGTGAGCTGACGGCGTCGCCGCGGTGGGAGCGCGTCCATGCCGTGGGCATCGGCAGCGCCGGGCCGGTGGACGCCTCGGCGGGCACGGTCAGCCCGGTGAACGTGCCGGGCTGGCGGGACTACCCGCTGGTCGAGCGGGTCCGGGCGGCGACCGGAGGGCTCTCGGTCGAGCTGATCGGCGACGGCGTCGCGATCACCGCGGCGGAGCACTGGCAGGGCGCCGCGCGCGGCCACGACAACGCACTGTGCATGGTCGTCTCCACCGGCGTCGGGGGCGGCCTGGTCCTGGGCGGGCGGCTGCACCCGGGACCCACCGGCAACGCGGGACACATCGGCCACATCAGCGTCGAACTCGACGGCGACGCGTGTCCGTGCGGAGCGCGCGGCTGCGTGGAACGCATCGCCAGCGGCCCCAACATCGCCCGCCGGGCGCTGGAGAACGGCTGGCTGCCCGGCCCCGACGGCGACGTCTCCGCGGCCTCGGTGGCCGCCGCGGCCCGCGCGGGCGACCCGGTCGCCGTGGCCTCCTTCGAACGGGCCGCCCAGGCCCTGGCCGCCGGCATCGCGGCCACCGCGACCCTCGTCGAGATCGACATCGCGGTGATCGGCGGCGGTGTCGGCAAGGCCGGCGAGGTGCTCTTCGCTCCGTTGCGCCGGGCCCTGCATGACTACGCCACCCTCTCCTTCGTCCGCCGCCTGACGGTGGCTGCCGCGCAGATGGGCACCGACGCGGGCCTGGTGGGAGCGGCGGCGGCCGCCCTGGCGGCGACCGGAGCGGTTGCCGGCACCGCGGCGGCGGTCTGA
- a CDS encoding TetR/AcrR family transcriptional regulator, which translates to MSSNTVRGARARARAEVTEAIKEEARTQLASEGAAKLSLRAVARELGMVSSALYRYFPSRDDLLTALIIDAYDSLGESAEAAHTAVAGAAPLERWVVVGEAVRAWALAHPHEYALIYGSPVPGYSAPRTTVPSAARVGHLLIGIVRDARRDDRLDVPLLTDDLAPEAVRMAADLAPDLPPGAVTALVAAWAQLYGLVGFELFGQFHRVVEEREPFFRYAVTRLAREVGLR; encoded by the coding sequence ATGAGCAGCAACACCGTTCGAGGCGCACGGGCCCGGGCCAGGGCCGAAGTCACCGAGGCCATCAAGGAGGAGGCCCGCACACAGCTGGCGTCCGAGGGTGCCGCCAAGCTCTCGCTGCGCGCGGTGGCCCGTGAGCTCGGCATGGTCTCCTCGGCGCTCTACCGGTACTTCCCGAGCCGCGACGATCTGCTCACCGCGCTCATCATCGACGCCTACGACTCACTCGGCGAGAGCGCGGAGGCCGCGCACACGGCCGTCGCCGGGGCCGCGCCCCTGGAACGCTGGGTCGTGGTCGGCGAGGCGGTGCGCGCCTGGGCGCTGGCGCATCCGCACGAGTACGCGCTGATCTACGGGTCGCCGGTGCCCGGCTACAGCGCCCCTCGGACGACGGTCCCCTCCGCCGCGCGGGTCGGTCACCTCCTCATCGGCATCGTGCGTGACGCGCGCCGCGACGACCGGCTGGACGTACCGCTCCTGACCGACGACCTGGCCCCCGAGGCGGTGCGGATGGCGGCGGACCTCGCGCCTGACCTCCCGCCGGGGGCGGTCACCGCCCTCGTCGCGGCCTGGGCCCAGCTGTACGGGCTGGTCGGGTTCGAGCTCTTCGGGCAGTTCCACCGCGTCGTGGAGGAACGCGAGCCCTTCTTCCGGTACGCGGTGACCCGGCTGGCCCGCGAAGTCGGCCTGCGTTAG
- a CDS encoding dipeptidase, which yields MSSNPVAETVASLMPRARAELTELVAFASVADFDQFPRSESEAAVDWISTALRAEGFEDVAVLDTPDGTQSVYGCLPGPAGARTVLLYAHYDVQPPLDEAAWTSPPFELTERDGRWYGRGSADCKGGVIMHLLALRALKANGGVPVTVKVIVEGSEEQGTGGLERYAEEHPDLLTADAIVIGDAGNFRVGLPTVTSTLRGMTMLRVRIDTLEGNLHSGQFGGAAPDALGALIRVLDSLRAEDGSTTVDGLTDDSRWEGLQYDEARFRQDAKVLDGVGLIGSGTVADRIWARPAVTVLGIDCPPVVGATPSVQASARALISLRVPPGVDAAEATKLLQAHLEAHTPWGARVSTEQIGQGQAFSADTTSPAYAAMAEAMAVAYPGQEMQYAGQGGSIPLCNTLAGLYPRAEILLIGLSEPEAQIHAVDESVSPQELERLSVAEALFLRRYAAS from the coding sequence ATGTCGTCGAATCCGGTCGCCGAGACCGTCGCCTCGCTGATGCCCAGGGCGCGGGCGGAGCTCACCGAGCTGGTGGCTTTCGCGTCGGTGGCGGACTTCGACCAGTTCCCGAGGAGCGAGAGCGAGGCCGCCGTCGACTGGATCTCGACGGCCCTGCGGGCCGAGGGCTTCGAGGACGTGGCCGTCCTCGACACTCCCGACGGCACCCAGTCGGTCTACGGCTGTCTGCCCGGCCCGGCCGGCGCCAGGACCGTTCTGCTCTACGCCCACTACGACGTGCAGCCGCCGCTGGACGAGGCCGCCTGGACCAGCCCGCCCTTCGAGCTGACCGAGCGGGACGGCCGCTGGTACGGCCGCGGCAGCGCCGACTGCAAGGGCGGCGTGATCATGCATCTGCTCGCGCTGCGCGCCCTTAAGGCGAACGGCGGCGTGCCGGTCACCGTCAAGGTGATCGTCGAGGGCTCCGAGGAGCAGGGCACCGGCGGACTGGAGCGGTACGCGGAGGAGCACCCCGACCTGCTGACGGCCGACGCCATCGTCATCGGCGACGCGGGCAACTTCCGCGTCGGCCTGCCGACGGTCACCTCCACCCTGCGAGGCATGACCATGCTGCGGGTGCGGATCGACACCCTCGAGGGCAATCTGCACTCCGGCCAGTTCGGCGGCGCGGCCCCCGACGCCCTGGGCGCTCTGATCCGGGTCCTGGACTCGCTGCGCGCCGAGGACGGCTCGACGACGGTCGACGGACTCACCGACGACTCGCGGTGGGAGGGCCTGCAGTACGACGAGGCGCGGTTCCGCCAGGACGCCAAGGTGCTGGACGGCGTCGGCCTGATCGGCTCCGGCACGGTCGCCGACCGCATCTGGGCCCGTCCGGCCGTGACGGTGCTCGGCATCGACTGCCCGCCGGTCGTCGGAGCCACCCCGTCCGTACAGGCGAGCGCCCGCGCGCTGATCAGCCTGCGCGTACCGCCGGGCGTGGACGCCGCCGAGGCCACGAAGCTGCTCCAGGCCCACCTGGAGGCGCACACCCCGTGGGGCGCGCGGGTGAGCACCGAACAGATCGGCCAGGGCCAGGCGTTCAGCGCCGACACCACCAGCCCGGCGTACGCGGCGATGGCCGAGGCGATGGCCGTCGCCTACCCGGGCCAGGAGATGCAGTACGCGGGCCAGGGCGGCTCCATTCCGCTGTGCAACACCCTCGCGGGCCTCTACCCGCGGGCGGAGATCCTGCTCATCGGCCTGAGTGAGCCCGAGGCGCAGATCCACGCGGTCGACGAAAGCGTGTCCCCGCAGGAGCTGGAGCGGCTGTCGGTGGCGGAGGCCCTGTTCCTGCGCCGCTACGCGGCGAGCTGA